A single genomic interval of Zingiber officinale cultivar Zhangliang chromosome 4A, Zo_v1.1, whole genome shotgun sequence harbors:
- the LOC121970200 gene encoding uncharacterized protein LOC121970200 isoform X2, protein MANLKKTSLRVNPNEDSEVSEAHSGNPENTKQTRGNVGARFRRTQTPPVRTNEVHFRKFPRNSNGQQPTQQVEHNSRALVERIHATTEFDVIVPPFDGWDEKNPMPGENYTEIFGKVVHARRNFESPYKLSQPRVQMETEAKGRGCFSWIC, encoded by the exons ATGGCG AATCTAAAAAAGACTTCTTTGCGTGTGAACCCAAACGAGGACAGCGAGGTCTCAGAAGCTCACTCCGGCAATCCTGAGAACACAAAGCAGACGAGAGGCAATGTCGGCGCTCGCTTTCGACGAACCCAAACACCTCCGGTGCGCACCAATGAAGTTCACTTTCGTAAGTTCCCGCGGAACAGCAATGGGCAGCAACCTACTCAACAGGTTGAGCATAATTCAAGAGCTTTAGTTGAGAGAATTCATGCAACA ACTGAGTTCGATGTGATAGTGCCGCCTTTCGACGGATGGGATGAGAAGAATCCCATGCCCGGTGAGAACTATACAGAGATCTTCGGAAAGGTAGTTCATGCTCGAAGAAATTTCGAGAGTCCATACAAGTTATCACAGCCTAGAGTTCAGATGGAGACTGAAGCGAAG GGCCGTGGCTGCTTCAGCTGGATCTGTTGA
- the LOC121970200 gene encoding uncharacterized protein LOC121970200 isoform X1, which translates to MANLKKTSLRVNPNEDSEVSEAHSGNPENTKQTRGNVGARFRRTQTPPVRTNEVHFRKFPRNSNGQQPTQQVEHNSRALVERIHATQTEFDVIVPPFDGWDEKNPMPGENYTEIFGKVVHARRNFESPYKLSQPRVQMETEAKGRGCFSWIC; encoded by the exons ATGGCG AATCTAAAAAAGACTTCTTTGCGTGTGAACCCAAACGAGGACAGCGAGGTCTCAGAAGCTCACTCCGGCAATCCTGAGAACACAAAGCAGACGAGAGGCAATGTCGGCGCTCGCTTTCGACGAACCCAAACACCTCCGGTGCGCACCAATGAAGTTCACTTTCGTAAGTTCCCGCGGAACAGCAATGGGCAGCAACCTACTCAACAGGTTGAGCATAATTCAAGAGCTTTAGTTGAGAGAATTCATGCAACA CAGACTGAGTTCGATGTGATAGTGCCGCCTTTCGACGGATGGGATGAGAAGAATCCCATGCCCGGTGAGAACTATACAGAGATCTTCGGAAAGGTAGTTCATGCTCGAAGAAATTTCGAGAGTCCATACAAGTTATCACAGCCTAGAGTTCAGATGGAGACTGAAGCGAAG GGCCGTGGCTGCTTCAGCTGGATCTGTTGA